In Gemmatimonadales bacterium, the following are encoded in one genomic region:
- a CDS encoding stage II sporulation protein M, whose product MPALRPPPPDYRQHLEVETPEHVVLDLEIAGIGSRALAAILDMLILAGGTLGVVVMLAILAGYGLTVGRVGQALLLLGGFVSWTGYFILFEGLRGGQTPGKRIIGIRVVMDTGHAVTPSAAAVRNLVRWADFLPPPYLIGMLLVAFQPRGKRLGDLVAGTVVVRDRPSDTPVRRRGAAATAESPSIPELSDAEFRLLSHFEARQQALTPAARSRQAAGLAGRLGSHPAPAGVPDVTHLLELHARELARREGRLAARGAAGAGTRFAADKRPRWDEFEQLADRAARKGLDTFASAELPEFAARYREVAADLARARTYGADGETLARLERLVAAGHNALYRDERGTWRRLWLALARECPAAILQARGYVLVAFLTFAVPAAAGFTLMRQQPALAAELLPDVMLRRAEAGATREAQGRGFVEIGREDRPLMASGIITNNVRVAIACFAGGIFLGVGSLVLLAVNGLSIGASAGHFANLGLLGYLLEFILGHGLLELFAIWVAGAAGFLLGRSVVAPGDLSRADALVLSGRTAIRMLGGTALFLLVAGLIEGFVSAGSWGFGIRLTASLASLGFLVLYLWNGARVDPAAGLQLSQHGPHPNGKRLDLAEAGEGLGVDL is encoded by the coding sequence ATGCCCGCGCTGCGCCCACCGCCCCCTGACTACCGCCAGCACCTGGAGGTGGAGACCCCGGAGCATGTGGTCCTCGATCTCGAGATCGCGGGCATCGGCTCGCGCGCGCTCGCCGCCATTCTCGACATGCTGATCCTCGCCGGCGGCACCCTCGGCGTCGTGGTGATGCTCGCCATTCTGGCCGGCTATGGGCTCACCGTCGGCCGGGTCGGCCAGGCGCTCCTCCTGCTGGGCGGCTTCGTCTCATGGACCGGCTATTTCATCCTGTTCGAGGGCCTCCGCGGCGGGCAGACCCCGGGGAAGCGGATCATTGGAATCCGGGTCGTCATGGACACCGGCCACGCGGTCACGCCCAGCGCGGCGGCCGTGCGGAACCTGGTCCGCTGGGCTGACTTCCTGCCGCCGCCGTATCTGATCGGAATGCTGCTGGTGGCGTTCCAGCCGCGGGGGAAGCGGCTGGGTGATCTGGTTGCAGGGACCGTGGTAGTGCGGGACCGGCCCTCCGACACACCGGTGCGCCGCCGAGGAGCGGCGGCGACCGCCGAGTCGCCCTCCATTCCCGAGCTCAGCGACGCGGAGTTCCGGCTCCTCTCCCACTTCGAGGCGCGCCAGCAGGCGCTCACGCCTGCAGCGCGGAGCCGGCAGGCGGCCGGGCTCGCCGGGCGGCTCGGCTCCCACCCCGCGCCGGCAGGAGTGCCGGACGTCACCCACCTGCTCGAGTTGCATGCCCGGGAGCTGGCCCGGCGGGAGGGACGCCTGGCCGCGCGAGGCGCCGCGGGTGCGGGGACCCGCTTCGCTGCGGACAAGCGGCCTCGATGGGACGAGTTTGAGCAGCTCGCGGATCGCGCCGCCCGGAAAGGACTCGACACCTTCGCCTCGGCCGAGCTGCCGGAGTTCGCGGCCCGCTACCGCGAGGTGGCGGCGGATCTGGCCCGGGCCCGGACCTACGGTGCCGATGGGGAGACCCTGGCGCGACTGGAGCGCCTCGTCGCCGCCGGACACAACGCGCTCTACCGCGACGAACGGGGAACCTGGCGACGACTCTGGCTGGCGCTCGCGCGCGAGTGCCCGGCGGCCATCCTGCAGGCGCGGGGCTACGTGCTGGTGGCGTTCCTCACTTTCGCCGTGCCTGCGGCCGCGGGATTCACCCTGATGCGCCAGCAACCTGCACTTGCCGCCGAGCTCCTGCCGGACGTCATGCTGCGACGAGCCGAGGCCGGAGCCACCCGCGAGGCGCAGGGACGCGGGTTCGTGGAGATCGGGCGCGAGGACCGCCCGCTGATGGCCTCCGGCATCATCACCAACAATGTCCGGGTAGCGATCGCCTGTTTCGCCGGAGGCATCTTTCTCGGTGTTGGCTCGCTGGTGCTGCTGGCCGTGAACGGGCTCAGCATCGGGGCCAGCGCCGGCCACTTCGCCAATCTGGGGCTGCTCGGCTACCTGCTGGAGTTCATCCTGGGGCACGGCCTGCTCGAGCTGTTCGCTATCTGGGTGGCGGGGGCCGCCGGCTTCCTCCTGGGCCGGTCGGTCGTCGCCCCGGGCGATCTGAGCCGGGCCGACGCGTTGGTGCTCAGCGGGCGAACGGCGATCCGGATGCTGGGGGGCACGGCGTTGTTTCTGCTGGTGGCGGGTCTGATCGAGGGGTTCGTGTCGGCGGGGAGCTGGGGATTCGGGATCCGACTCACTGCCAGCCTGGCGAGCCTGGGATTTCTGGTCCTCTATCTGTGGAACGGCGCCCGTGTCGACCCGGCGGCAGGGTTACAGCTCTCGCAGCATGGCCCGCATCCGAATGGCAAGCGCCTCGATCTCGCGGAGGCCGGTGAGGGTCTCGGGGTCGATCTTTGA
- a CDS encoding glycerophosphoryl diester phosphodiesterase membrane domain-containing protein, protein MTPPALRPLSVGEILDVSFTLYRRHFAPLATVALICSGIPMVLNLFLQSAGGILSNLPLLALYYLLFAVLNSIATAATVFIVSESYLGRPIGAQEALRRAAPYFGRILICSVLLGGMVMVGFFLVVIPGIILATGLVLAIPALVLEPGASPSASLSRSWELTRGSRWRMLGLIVTLLVLLYVPLAAITGVFALFLPDATRVGVLGPASGAALLALALTGLIQAFIFPLFYCVLTVAYYDLRVRKEGFDLEVLAATLQTA, encoded by the coding sequence ATGACGCCTCCCGCTCTGCGCCCGCTGTCGGTGGGCGAGATCCTCGACGTCTCCTTCACCCTCTATCGTCGGCACTTCGCGCCCCTGGCCACGGTGGCGCTCATCTGCTCGGGCATCCCGATGGTGCTGAATCTTTTCCTCCAATCGGCGGGCGGCATTCTGTCCAACCTGCCGCTGCTGGCGCTCTACTACCTGCTGTTCGCGGTGCTCAACTCGATCGCGACGGCGGCCACCGTGTTCATCGTGTCGGAGAGCTATCTGGGGCGGCCGATCGGCGCGCAGGAGGCACTCCGCCGGGCGGCGCCCTACTTCGGGCGGATCCTGATCTGCTCCGTACTTCTGGGGGGCATGGTGATGGTGGGCTTTTTCCTGGTGGTGATTCCGGGGATCATCCTGGCCACGGGCCTGGTGCTGGCCATCCCCGCGTTGGTGCTGGAGCCGGGAGCGAGCCCCAGTGCATCGCTCTCGCGCTCGTGGGAGCTCACCCGGGGCTCCCGCTGGCGCATGCTGGGCCTGATCGTGACGCTGCTGGTGCTGCTCTACGTTCCGCTCGCGGCCATCACCGGCGTCTTCGCGCTGTTCCTGCCCGATGCCACGCGGGTGGGAGTGCTCGGCCCTGCCTCGGGCGCCGCACTCTTGGCGCTCGCGCTCACCGGCCTCATCCAGGCGTTCATCTTTCCGCTCTTCTACTGCGTGCTGACCGTCGCGTACTACGATCTGCGGGTGCGGAAAGAGGGCTTCGATCTCGAGGTCCTGGCCGCCACGCTCCAGACCGCCTGA
- a CDS encoding DUF4129 domain-containing protein translates to MASQGDPGTAALRAVLDTVYSAPQYRWTAEPAPWRLLRGWWHRLADWLQGLRSDNPAMFRLLLLAVLVALILLLAHAAYVVWRTVSAGTATAEHAPAGPNPDRRDAAWYAREADRAAARGRMAEALQLAFVALALTLEAQGLLRYQSSKTPAECARDARLIREDRERLRELVRTLYAHVFGGRPCGPEEYRRWRENSGLAWHAPAH, encoded by the coding sequence ATGGCGAGCCAGGGAGACCCGGGCACGGCCGCCCTTCGCGCCGTGCTCGACACGGTCTACTCCGCCCCGCAGTATCGCTGGACCGCCGAGCCCGCCCCGTGGCGTCTGCTGCGCGGGTGGTGGCACCGGCTGGCCGATTGGCTTCAGGGACTCCGGTCGGACAACCCCGCCATGTTTCGGCTGCTGCTGCTGGCGGTCCTGGTCGCGCTGATTCTGCTGCTGGCGCATGCGGCCTACGTCGTCTGGCGAACGGTGTCCGCCGGCACCGCGACAGCCGAGCACGCGCCCGCGGGCCCGAATCCGGATCGGCGCGACGCGGCGTGGTACGCCCGGGAGGCCGATCGCGCCGCCGCGCGGGGCCGGATGGCCGAGGCACTGCAGCTCGCCTTCGTGGCGCTGGCGCTCACCCTCGAGGCCCAAGGGCTGCTGCGTTATCAATCGAGCAAGACCCCGGCGGAATGTGCCCGCGATGCTCGCCTGATCCGGGAAGATCGGGAGCGGCTCCGCGAGCTGGTGCGGACGCTCTACGCCCACGTCTTCGGCGGCCGCCCCTGCGGCCCCGAGGAGTATCGCCGCTGGCGCGAGAACAGTGGACTTGCCTGGCATGCGCCCGCGCACTGA